Proteins from a single region of Procambarus clarkii isolate CNS0578487 chromosome 32, FALCON_Pclarkii_2.0, whole genome shotgun sequence:
- the LOC123759391 gene encoding U11/U12 small nuclear ribonucleoprotein 25 kDa protein isoform X1, with product MNCQKMEKTVLNDKSSTKDTTRESTLNSKFKQNVQSVAPKESENSYNLVDAKEALIAENMTTEHPEDSELKTLSHTELKRFFQGALSQLLCDDPILTDLHPQVTLEEVNALIELEHGRAMKIYIEKADEGFWSVVIPREASVYELKQALKHHVALVLSRKGVKKKISWRHVWKTYWLSYNGEKLSDDNTKLIEYGIKNKSHLTFMKKYRERQQFGKRSIFKNNGLYCILKMQFGARVILVGARCSIQEYIPLTMALH from the exons ATGAATTGTCAG aaaatggagaaaacaGTTCTAAATGATAAGTCTTCAACTAAGGATACTACAAGAGAGTCTACTTTGAATTCCAAGTTCAAACAGAATGTACAGTCAGTGGCTCCCAAAGAAAGTGAAAACAGTTACAATTTGGTTGATGCTAAAGAGGCTTTAATTGCAGAAAACATGACAACAGAACACCCTGAAGATTCAGAATTAAAGACACTTTCGCATACTGAGCTGAAAAGATTTTTTCAAGGGGCTCTTAGTCAGCTTCTCTGTGATGATCCAATACTAACCGACCTTCACCCACAAGTCACCCTGGAGGAG GTAAATGCATTAATCGAGTTAGAACACGGAAGAGCAATGAAAATCTAcattgaaaaagctgatgaaggaTTTTGGAGTGTGGTTATTCCTCGTGAAGCATCCGTGTATGAGCTCAAGCAAGCTCTGAAACACCACGTGGCCCTTGTTTTG AGTCGAAAAGGAGTGAAAAAGAAGATCAGCTGGCGACACGTCTGGAAGACATATTGGCTCTCTTACAATGGGGAGAAACTCTCTGATGATAACACCAAATTAATTGAATATGGGATAAAGAACAAATCACATCTGACATTTATGAAGAAGTATAGAGAAAGACAACAATTTGGAAAGAGGAGCAT CTTCAAAAATAATGGGCTGTACTGTATACTGAAGATGCAATTTGGTGCAAGGGTAATTCttgttggtgccagatgctccattcaggaataCATCCCCCTCACCATGGCTCTGCATTAG
- the LOC123759391 gene encoding U11/U12 small nuclear ribonucleoprotein 25 kDa protein isoform X2: MNCQKMEKTVLNDKSSTKDTTRESTLNSKFKQNVQSVAPKESENSYNLVDAKEALIAENMTTEHPEDSELKTLSHTELKRFFQGALSQLLCDDPILTDLHPQVTLEEVNALIELEHGRAMKIYIEKADEGFWSVVIPREASVYELKQALKHHVALVLSRKGVKKKISWRHVWKTYWLSYNGEKLSDDNTKLIEYGIKNKSHLTFMKKYRERQQFGKRSMIS; the protein is encoded by the exons ATGAATTGTCAG aaaatggagaaaacaGTTCTAAATGATAAGTCTTCAACTAAGGATACTACAAGAGAGTCTACTTTGAATTCCAAGTTCAAACAGAATGTACAGTCAGTGGCTCCCAAAGAAAGTGAAAACAGTTACAATTTGGTTGATGCTAAAGAGGCTTTAATTGCAGAAAACATGACAACAGAACACCCTGAAGATTCAGAATTAAAGACACTTTCGCATACTGAGCTGAAAAGATTTTTTCAAGGGGCTCTTAGTCAGCTTCTCTGTGATGATCCAATACTAACCGACCTTCACCCACAAGTCACCCTGGAGGAG GTAAATGCATTAATCGAGTTAGAACACGGAAGAGCAATGAAAATCTAcattgaaaaagctgatgaaggaTTTTGGAGTGTGGTTATTCCTCGTGAAGCATCCGTGTATGAGCTCAAGCAAGCTCTGAAACACCACGTGGCCCTTGTTTTG AGTCGAAAAGGAGTGAAAAAGAAGATCAGCTGGCGACACGTCTGGAAGACATATTGGCTCTCTTACAATGGGGAGAAACTCTCTGATGATAACACCAAATTAATTGAATATGGGATAAAGAACAAATCACATCTGACATTTATGAAGAAGTATAGAGAAAGACAACAATTTGGAAAGAGGAGCAT GATATCATAA